The following is a genomic window from Mus pahari chromosome 1, PAHARI_EIJ_v1.1, whole genome shotgun sequence.
CACTGAAAGACCTCATCTCAGACCTGGAGTACCGGTGTCAGGGGAGCACCTTGGAACTGCTGCAGGTATCGAGCTGTGAGGAGGCCATAGGTCAAAGTCTAAAACAGTACAGGTGCAAATGCCAGTGTTATTCCTAAACAAGAATAGCCCAGAAGTTTATCTGGAATTGCGGAGATCTGTTGTATTCAGCATTGTTCTCCAGGAGCCTTTTTGTTCTGATACAAATAAACCTTAGCTGTGAGGGACAATTCCTGGCCCCTTCCCCACAAGTCAAAGGTATTAACCCAGATAAGGCATTCCAAAGCCCCTTAACATCGCCCTATGTCCCCAGTGCTAACCCCAGCCGAATACTTGTGTTCACCACCCTGCTCatgtctctgttgctgtgatgggaattttcattttcaggtctgAGATGAGGTCTTTGCTCCAAGACAGGAAAACTCGTCAAAATTAAGTTAGAGTCGGCACTTCCAAGCCTCTCTTTGCTTTTCCTCTCTTCAGTACAGTCCCCTAGTGTGCTGTAGCAACAGATACTGTCGGCTTTTGTGCACAGGCACCATCAAGGGATGATGTTTATGAGAGAACCATGTTTAAAACCTGTGACTGTCTCAAAGCCAGGTGGTGGCATAGGCCTTAAATCCCGGCAcactagaggcagaggcagatgaatctcttgaatttgaggccagactcaTCTATGAAgcgagttctaggatagcctgagctacacaggaaaccctgtctcgaaaagccaaaaaataaaataaaacctgtgaCTGTCTCAAGAGTAGAAGTTACTCTGTCATAAATCAGTGTAGAGCCAGGTGCTGCATGCTGAATtacaggtcacacacacacacacacacacacacacacacacacacacacaccctgtgataagctcagtggtggagcatttGTCTACATAAAGCCTTGGTTTCAATCCCAAGCATTGCCAAACAGAGCAACCAAAACCCACAACTAGCAAAATAAAGAAACTTACCCAAATTTGTACATGGGTCGTTAGGAACTTTGCTCCATGATGgagttgtttgggggttttgtgttTAGTTCATTTGAGATGAATTCTTACTgtataacccaggttggcctcaaacttaaagtgttcttgcctcaacttcccaagtgctaggatcacaggcatgcaccatgcaGGTGGTATCTGGCTTGCTCCAAGTTCTCATCTCTACTTTGTAGTCCTTGTGCCTTTGTTTGTTCCTACTCACTACACGGGATAGTAAAGGTGGAGGAAGGCACGATCCTTaatctgtcctttttctttcctagGATGTGGGTGATGTCACAAAAAGGTATGTGAGAATATTAGCTAATGCCTTTGGGCTTTCCAAAAGTTCTTGGCCCCTGTAGAATAATCACGTGGGAAGGGGAAGTCACAGGCAAGAGAGGTTTGAGACTGGTACATTGAGTTGTATGTGAATTTAGGGATCTCAAAAATAAGGGAGCAGGCTGACATTCATGGTAGAAGAATTGGTATGGTAAGAGAACATGATTCTTTTTCACCAACTTCTCTACATGCCTTTGACCCCGTTTTTCCCGGTCTTGGCTGTGTGTCTTAGAGGGAAATCATATACGGACTTGAGCCGTCTTTCCACATGCTGGCTGtgaactttctcttccttccctggctcTCCTATTCTGGTCTTACTGCCCCATGGGCTCAGATTTCCTTATATGTCAGTTCCAGTAAAAACACTCACCTGAGTCACCAGGGGAATATCTTTGTCCCTGGGATAGAACCAGGTCTCTAATAATCAAATCCCCAAAATCATCTATGGAAGTGACATCTGAAGTTGCCCACAGACCCTTCGGGCCTATTAGATAATGGACTTGGGTTTCTGGTGGTGAAACTTAAGCCCACACCCTTGAAGCAAGCCCTTCTATAGGTATTCTTTTAGCAGGACAGCAGGGTTCCTGATCAGTGTGGGCATCTCCAGCGCCTCCTGGTGGACATTCTGATGCAGCCctgacatttttaaacattttgtttcttttctacaCTGCAGCAAAGCACTCCACAGCTATTGTTCTTCTCAGTTGCCTCCTGTTCTTAGGACACAGATAGAAAAGGTAAAGCCACTGTATATTATAGAAGTTAcgatagaaaagaaactaaatgaaGCTGTAGAAAGTTAGCATTTACTGAAATGAATGGAGATAGTGAGCCGCTAGTTTCTAATCCAGGTCCTCTGGTCCAGGGCAGGGCTCTTTGCAGATGCTGCCTTTCCTCAAGAAAATGTTGAAGTTCATCAGTGAGTCTGAGCGTTGGGGAGACAGAGTGGTCAGCACCCTGAGTTCTCATAAGTTCTGTCCTCACTAGGAGTGAGTTCTGGACCCTGAGGAAGCCCCAAGCTCTCCCCACCAAGCTGAAAAGTTTGTTTCGAGCACCGGATCTGAGGAAGATGCTAAAAGTCTTTAGAGGTAAATTTGGGGGGGAGTGGATATGAAATCACTGTAGAGGGTGTAGTAATGTAGAGAACAGTAGTTATGAATGGACGAAGAGGGACCAGTGTGCTGTGCTGAGGATGATGTCCCTGTATCAGGGATGGTGTTCTTctacatgttttccttttcttacagAGCTGACAGATGTCCAAAGCTATTGGGGTGAGTAGAATCTGTGGCCTCTGTGAAGTTACAACCGTGAGCCCCTTTCACATGCTTCCGATCAGCAAACATGCATGTTCTCTCAGGCCTTAGGTGTCCGCATCTCTCCGTTCCCTGCTACCTAATGCTTTTGGTCCCCCACAGCCATTTCCTTTGTCCCCTCCTCCCAGAATCATGGAATTCATGTGCCCGTTCTTATCTGTTACTGTTGTACCTTCTCCTACAGTGGACGTGACTCTGAATCCACAGACAGCTAATTTAAATCTTGTCCTGTCAAAAAATCGGAGACAGGTGAGGTTTGTGGGTGCTCAGCTGTCCGAGCCGTCCAGTCTGGAAGAACATCATGACTGTAGTGTCCTGGGCTCTCAGCACTTCTCCTCAGGAAAATACTACTGGGAAGTGGACGTGAGCAAGAAGACGGCATGGATCTTGGGTGTATGCAGTACCCCGGTGGAGCCCATGTTCTCTTTCAGCCAGTACTCCAGCAAGCAGGGCGCCTACTCCAGGTACCAGCCGCAGAGTGGATACTGGGTGATTGGGTTGCAGCGTAAGCACGAATACCGAGCCTATGAGGACTCCTCCCCGTCCCTGCTCCTCTCCATGACTGTGCCACCTCGACGCATAGGGATTTTCTTAGACTGTGAGGCGGGCACGGTCTCCTTTTATAATGTCACAAACCATGGCTTCCCCATCTACACCTTCTCGAAGTATTACTTTCCTTCTGCCCTTTGTCCATATTTTAATCCCTGCAGCTGTATAGTCCCAATGACCCTGCGGCGCCCAGCTGCCTGAGGTCTGCTACCCCTGCCCACAACTAAGCAGATTCCCTCAAACACATCAATCTCCAATCTCTGCTCTCCTAGTTGGATAGGTACTTCCCATCGCTAAGAGTGAGCTCCCTTAACCAGCTCATGAAAAAGTATTTAGTGTTTTGGGGTAATTGTATTTtgattttgggttgtttttttggggggggggggttcgagataggttttctggaactctctttgtaggtcaagctggccttgaactctgtgaTTGAGAAAGTAACTGAGAACTGATCCAGAGTCCCAGTTACAAATGGacgtcaccatacctggctgtgAAGGGTCTCTATAAATAGCCCAAACTGGCCACAGACTCAGTCCTTTTGCCTCACTCCCAAATACTAATTATAGATCTACCTCACAGCACCTGACTAAGCATATTTGATGGCTTTTTTCTTTACTGATGTCTGTGGTCAAATGTAAAGAACCTCTGTAAGTTAGATAggaatttttaacaaaatattgaattcagtcatttttttttttctatagttcCTGAGATAGTTGTGTATCCTTTTTATTCTGCTCCTGGGCCAGcctcactgagctgtctcagtTGTTAAGTTCACCGCTGATTCCTCAAGCAAGACTGTTATGTGTAgtgagtgtggtggcgcacgcctttaatcccagcactggggaggtagaggcaggtggatttctgagtttgaggccagcctggtctacaaagtgagttccaggacagccagggctataccgaaaaaaccttgtctcgagaaaaccaaaaaaagaaaaaaaagaattttatgtgtTACATTCAGAACTTTATTTTTGCTGACTCTAGGTTTGGCTTTTGTCTATCTTTATAAACAAAACTACCTCTAACTCTGCATTCTTTGTTATCTGTCAAggcatttcaaaaagaaattatggGGAAGagcttatatatgtatatttaggattacagtaaaaataataaaaaccaactaACTGCTGTTCTTTCGATGGTTTCAAGAAGAGATTTTAGCTTTGGTTTTAACAATAAGTGCTACCACAACCTTCAGCCTTCATCATAAAATTTTAAGAGTggtaataaaaaaatggaaaatgtgctTGAAAGGGAGATAAAGTAAGATAAGGAGAAGACTTCAATCAACCAGTGTTAGTTATTatctaggaggaggaagaaattcaGTTAACCACTTTCACAGTGATTTATTCGGCCCCACCAGCCCCTCTTAATTTCTTCTGTAGAGATAAGGTACTGAATGCAGGGCTTTTGACTTCAAGCAGAGACATTTTAGCACCAAGCTTAACAACCCCATTTTttgtgtgttgtattttgttacgattggggtttgtttgtttgtttgtcttgttttgctggCACAAGGTCTTACCAcattgctcaggctggccttgagcttgctatcAAGTCCAGGCTGACTTTAAGCTTTGCCTTAGCATCCCACGTAACTGGGTGTATAGGGTAATACTGACTCTTCATCTCAGCCTGGACCTTCTCTTTGTGCTCAAATTCA
Proteins encoded in this region:
- the Trim6 gene encoding tripartite motif-containing protein 6 is translated as MSSAVLVDIRDEVTCPICLELLTEPLSIDCGHSFCQPCITRNSNNSVFSQEGRSSCPVCRTAYLPGNLRPNRHLAAIVKRLREVALGPGKQLEVIFCAVHREKLQLFCKEDGKLICWLCERSQEHRGHHTFLMEEVAQEYQEMFQESLKKLRREQQEAEKLKALIQEKRESWKSQVEPEKRRIQTEFKQLRSILDREEQRELRKLEVEERKGLSIIEKAEGDLIHQSQSLKDLISDLEYRCQGSTLELLQDVGDVTKRSEFWTLRKPQALPTKLKSLFRAPDLRKMLKVFRELTDVQSYWVDVTLNPQTANLNLVLSKNRRQVRFVGAQLSEPSSLEEHHDCSVLGSQHFSSGKYYWEVDVSKKTAWILGVCSTPVEPMFSFSQYSSKQGAYSRYQPQSGYWVIGLQRKHEYRAYEDSSPSLLLSMTVPPRRIGIFLDCEAGTVSFYNVTNHGFPIYTFSKYYFPSALCPYFNPCSCIVPMTLRRPAA